TCCGCGCCCCAGTCGATGCCGAGGACGTTCGCGACGCCATCGACGGCGTGCGCCCAGAGGATGACCGCGCCCACGACTGGCGTGCCATCGGCCACCGCAGGAACGTACTTCCTGAGTGCCCACCACCCGAGGACGGCGATCAGCGTCGCGCCGCCCATCGTGAGAATCGTGAAGGCCGGGTGGAACTCGACCTGCGGTTGCGTCACGGAGAGATAGAGGAGATACCCGAGTGAGAGCACCAGCATGCCGCTCCCGAACCCGAAAAGGGGCCACTCGAAGGAGTCGGTGTGTCCCTGATTCCGGAGCCGGAGACTCACGAGCAGGGCGGCCATGGCGAGGACGAAGACGGTGACGTAGATGAACGGGCTGATGAAAAGCGCGATCAGGGGGAACTCGATGAGTCCGGCCCCGACCGCGAGCGTGTCGTGTGCGTCCTCGACGACCCGAAGCGCGCCCCCGAATAGCATGAACGGGAGCAGCGGATAGATGAGCTGTGGCCGCTCCTCGAAGTCAAGCCGGTCGAGCAGGAAGACGATCCCGGCAAGCGCGACGAGAAGCGTAATCGCGTATCCGATCTCGGAGACGATTGTGTACCCCGGGTACGCTATCGGCCCGGCGACCCCGGAAGCGCCGGCCACCGAATCGAAGAAGATCGGATCGCCGCCGTTGTAGGCGGCCGCCTGGGCGCCGTGGGCGTCGGCAGCAACCGGGCCCCAGAAGTACTGCCACACGAAGCCGCCGTAGACCCGCTCCGGGAAGAGCACGGAGCCACCGACCAGGACTGCCAGTATCGTCCCGACGGCCCCGGTCCAGAGACGTTCAACCTGCGTGCTCGGGAAT
This region of Halodesulfurarchaeum sp. HSR-GB genomic DNA includes:
- a CDS encoding DUF63 family protein; its protein translation is MAFPSTQVERLWTGAVGTILAVLVGGSVLFPERVYGGFVWQYFWGPVAADAHGAQAAAYNGGDPIFFDSVAGASGVAGPIAYPGYTIVSEIGYAITLLVALAGIVFLLDRLDFEERPQLIYPLLPFMLFGGALRVVEDAHDTLAVGAGLIEFPLIALFISPFIYVTVFVLAMAALLVSLRLRNQGHTDSFEWPLFGFGSGMLVLSLGYLLYLSVTQPQVEFHPAFTILTMGGATLIAVLGWWALRKYVPAVADGTPVVGAVILWAHAVDGVANVLGIDWGAELGLAADMVPKHPANRAIIDLTVAIVPEGITAVIGVAWGFLLVKIVAATIVTWLFDEQMITEGPRFSTLLLIAVVAVGLGPGVRDMLRATFGV